In Deltaproteobacteria bacterium, one DNA window encodes the following:
- a CDS encoding SDR family NAD(P)-dependent oxidoreductase — protein MAPPLCAVVTGACSGIGREIARRLAARGDYALVLVSENRERLDAIAGEIFVAHGTLVHPVVCDLARPESAGELHAAVCALGVDVDVLVVNAGMFFFGEVADAEPAKANVMLQLHVVTPSLLCTLFARDMRARRRGRIMLTSSISAWRAFPGIAYYGGTKTYLRTFAAALRSELAPYGVTVTTLAPGATDTGLYDPTVVDMDRARRFGVMMDPGEVADAAL, from the coding sequence GTGGCACCGCCGCTCTGCGCCGTCGTCACCGGCGCGTGCTCCGGCATCGGGCGCGAGATCGCGCGCCGCCTCGCCGCGCGCGGCGACTACGCGCTCGTCCTCGTCAGCGAGAACCGCGAGCGCCTCGACGCGATCGCCGGCGAGATCTTCGTCGCGCACGGGACGCTCGTGCACCCCGTCGTCTGCGACCTCGCGCGCCCCGAGTCCGCCGGCGAGCTGCACGCCGCGGTGTGCGCGCTCGGCGTCGACGTCGACGTGCTGGTCGTGAACGCCGGCATGTTCTTCTTCGGCGAGGTGGCCGACGCCGAGCCCGCGAAGGCGAACGTGATGCTCCAGCTGCATGTCGTCACGCCGTCGCTCCTGTGCACGCTCTTCGCGCGCGACATGCGGGCGCGGCGGCGGGGCCGCATCATGCTGACGTCGAGCATCTCCGCGTGGCGCGCGTTCCCCGGCATCGCCTACTACGGCGGCACCAAGACGTATCTCCGCACCTTCGCGGCGGCGCTGCGCTCCGAGCTCGCGCCCTACGGCGTCACCGTCACCACGCTCGCCCCCGGCGCCACCGACACCGGCCTCTACGACCCGACCGTCGTCGACATGGACCGCGCCCGCCGCTTCGGCGTGATGATGGATCCGGGCGAGGTCGCCGACGCGGCGCT
- a CDS encoding CoA-binding protein, with the protein MYFNPAAPRPPGHRMSILINKDTTVIIQGITGREAVNLTREGLDYGTRIVGGVTPGRAGRDVYGVPVYDCVRDITAKQPVDGSIVTVPPKFTKDAVFEAIEAGVKLIVIVTERIPRADVAQMVELAKLRGARIIGPNCLGVLSPDEAKMGGLGGPAVNVRRAFKKGPIGIMSRSGGMTTEIANTLSAAALGQSTCVSIGGDAIIGSTYAELMPLFEADPETKAIAIYSEPGGRMEAELADWVREHKSRLPIIAFMAGRFMDEMPGMRFGHAGTIVEGKADTTADKIERMYAAGISVAERIEDIPGLVKERLAKAGH; encoded by the coding sequence ATGTACTTCAACCCGGCCGCGCCGCGGCCCCCGGGCCACCGTATGTCGATCCTCATCAACAAGGACACCACCGTCATCATCCAGGGCATCACCGGCCGCGAGGCCGTGAACCTGACCCGCGAAGGCCTCGACTACGGCACCAGGATCGTCGGCGGCGTGACCCCGGGCCGGGCGGGGCGCGACGTCTATGGCGTTCCGGTCTACGACTGCGTGCGCGACATCACCGCGAAGCAGCCCGTCGACGGCTCGATCGTGACCGTGCCGCCGAAGTTCACCAAGGACGCCGTCTTCGAGGCCATCGAGGCGGGGGTGAAGCTGATCGTCATCGTCACCGAGCGCATTCCCCGCGCCGACGTGGCGCAGATGGTCGAGCTCGCGAAGCTCCGCGGCGCCCGCATCATCGGCCCGAACTGCCTCGGCGTGCTCTCGCCCGACGAAGCCAAGATGGGCGGCCTCGGCGGCCCGGCGGTGAACGTCCGGCGCGCGTTCAAGAAGGGCCCGATCGGGATCATGTCGCGCTCCGGCGGCATGACGACCGAGATCGCCAACACCCTCTCGGCGGCGGCTCTCGGCCAGTCGACCTGCGTGTCGATCGGCGGCGACGCCATCATCGGCTCGACCTATGCCGAGCTCATGCCGCTCTTCGAGGCCGATCCCGAGACCAAGGCGATCGCCATCTACTCCGAGCCCGGCGGCCGCATGGAAGCCGAGCTCGCCGATTGGGTGCGCGAGCACAAGTCACGCTTGCCGATCATCGCCTTCATGGCCGGTCGCTTCATGGACGAGATGCCCGGCATGCGCTTCGGCCACGCCGGCACGATCGTCGAGGGCAAGGCCGACACCACCGCCGACAAGATCGAGCGCATGTACGCCGCCGGGATCTCGGTCGCCGAGCGCATCGAGGACATCCCGGGGCTCGTGAAAGAGCGTCTCGCCAAGGCGGGGCACTGA